In Spinacia oleracea cultivar Varoflay chromosome 5, BTI_SOV_V1, whole genome shotgun sequence, a single window of DNA contains:
- the LOC110783071 gene encoding uncharacterized protein isoform X1 gives MREGLRSSSSKREDDRIGLGHRDGDLRRVKIPDLNLEDNPDDVLSEEGGILCSEVIRTDGKLNELVCEKEGFGEDESKIKGMEVEDEVEKKGSVELDCSLDVGGERIQAAVAEVVEGVEGHVGGVDSSMKVCSTRAITDEKEIGDCSGNLERSSRSINVNCDGKAENMEKDVDADTEILKPGAALIESPEKVFVTVGFKCKFDEVDRSDRFRKEVKQDKVQVAARVLRSRVVPANGLGEETEGRNIRSSHRKKKSRIDVLEEEAMVITKDEYDGLDVDSENMCDSRESKRSSDHSEERFVEPNDDRVVYEGKDEDDSNKLIISSERKGKRGRPRDHPEEEVVQMNKVQAVSKVEDEGLNNKSAISLKKKDGRGRPRKYANFLENEKVVPDKIEDKAGNSDSSSSKKKDGRGRPRKSANFLENDAGNSDSTISPKKKDGRGRPRKSANSLENEKVTDKIENEAGNSDLTRSPKKKDGRGRPRKSANSLETETVVPDKIENKAGNSDSIRSSKKKDGRGRPKKSANLLENEAVTSVPARSSMKKDGRGRPRNSANCLENEKVVPKKIENEGGVVSNKSVGSLTQRRISGRQKRSVDYAEEQEARKKRKLSFSNVDDEALVEAKDEGLSNKSVRKSKKKGKRGRPKKEQGNALDTSPVRRSRKEIRSGKKVIFAGLDEDTVENSSKGEETLLPERNSPAKRKRVEVPGSLSSEKNAIRNQIVDMLLSAGWTIEYRPRNGREYKDAVYVNREGKTHWSVTKAYSHLQQEAEEGKTGESNFTFTPLPAEVLGRLFRVVSKIRSDKNKKKKDKEDGDISDEEITKGRAKNKHSALKRKPAVRAGTQGRRRCALVVRKSNQGSNSEIDGSIAHSGKHSVLAWMIDLGSVTLNGKVHYKECQKAESGFEGSITRDGILCSCCKKIISVSEFENHAGSKVCQPYENLYVESGSSLLQCLLDSWNKQEETGRLGFHDVNVNVEDPNDDTCAVCGDGGDLMCCDGCPSTFHLDCLNIEELPSGEWHCVFCSCKFCGDGGESATATQGVDCDAVSSQLITCSLCEEKYHKSCVDEEDDHCVKSQRPGFCGRNCEQMSERLESLLGVKYDLGDGFSWTLLQRSDLNADPVTSEPLKIQNNSKLAVALSVMEECFLPIIDPRSGINLIRHVIYSCGSNFNRLSFSSFLTVVLEKGDEVISAASIRIRGKQLAEMPFIGTRNVYRRQGMCRRLLAAIGQALSSVEIEKLVIPAIPALINTWTSVFGFEPLEESVREEMRSMNLVVFAHTDMLQKPILKQQIGGHGTSLVEKDADSGVSQNDHLDCGADKTDADKPEVHDFRSNRKFDLNCAAPNVPDSSSDEKHLVNPDSDTENCENEVKSKMKLSDEIVLNSSEVRTLHPDLNLTAENESLFDEKNPTMNSDEVAAKSNSDSSGLTNVKGCCIVESDGDQNGDSTAIRTSEEKTLNPELNLVGNVLEKNDSLPSDSVNVLAASASVGDPVSRLDVQKPVDHEIPVDQNVDGETGPSSFQVVEGQAAESAKCSESKSLVVYTGVSQFTSDSSCNMSSAAGESCAAGIFLGSGIAKVGPTKS, from the exons ATGAGAGAAGGGTTGAGGTCAAGTAGTTCGAAGAGGGAGGATGATAGAATTGGTTTAGGCCACAGAGATGGTGATTTGAGAAGGGTTAAAATTCCTGATTTGAATTTAGAGGATAACCCAGATGATGTTTTAAGTGAAGAAGGGGGGATATTATGCTCTGAAGTGATCAGGACCGATGGGAAATTGAATGAGTTAGTGTGTGAGAAAGAAGGTTTTGGTGAAGATGAGAGTAAGATTAAGGGTATGGAAGTTGAGGATGAAGTAGAGAAAAAAGGGTCTGTTGAGCTCGATTGTAGCCTCGATGTTGGTGGCGAGAGAATTCAGGCGGCGGTGGCGGAGGTTGTGGAAGGTGTAGAAGGTCACGTGGGTGGTGTTGATTCGAGTATGAAGGTTTGTTCAACTAGGGCAATTACAGATGAGAAGGAAATTGGTGATTGTTCTGGAAATTTGGAAAGGAGTTCTAGAAGTATCAATGTTAATTGTGATGGCAAAGCTGAGAATATGGAAAAGGATGTAGATGCTGATACTGAAATACTGAAACCGGGTGCTGCACTAATCGAATCTCCTGAGAAAGTGTTTGTTACTGTAGGGTTTAAATGCAAATTTGATGAAGTTGATAGGAGTGACAGATTCAGAAAGGAGGTTAAACAGGACAAAGTTCAAGTTGCTGCTAGAGTGTTGAGATCTAGGGTTGTGCCAGCTAATGGTTTGGGAGAAGAAACTGAAGGCAGGAATATCAGATCTTCGCATAGGAAAAAGAAGAGCAGAATCGATGTTCTAGAAGAAGAAGCTATGGTCATAACGAAAGATGAATATGACGGATTAGATGTTGACTCAGAAAACATGTGTGATAGTAGAGAGAGCAAGAGGTCAAGTGATCACTCTGAAGAAAGGTTTGTTGAGCCGAATGATGATCGAGTTGTTTATGAAGGTAAGGATGAAGATGATAGCAATAAACTGATTATAAGTTCAGAAAGGAAGGGGAAGCGTGGAAGGCCCAGAGATCACCCTGAAGAGGAGGTAGTTCAGATGAATAAAGTACAGGCTGTTTCTAAAGTTGAAGATGAAGGTTTGAACAACAAATCTGCAATAAGTTTAAAAAAGAAAGATGGGCGTGGAAGGCCGAGGAAGTATGCAAATttccttgaaaatgagaaaGTTGTTCCTGATAAGATTGAAGATAAAGCGGGAAACAGTGATTCAAGCAGTTCAAAAAAGAAGGATGGACGTGGAAGGCCGAGGAAGTCTGCAAATTTCCTTGAAAATGATGCTGGAAACAGTGATTCAACAATAAGTCCTAAAAAGAAGGATGGACGTGGAAGGCCGAGGAAGTCTGCAAAttcccttgaaaatgagaaAGTTACTGATAAGATTGAAAATGAAGCTGGAAACAGTGATTTAACAAGAAGTCCTAAAAAGAAGGATGGACGTGGAAGGCCGAGGAAGTCTGCAAATTCCCTTGAAACTGAGACAGTTGTTCCTGATAAGATTGAAAATAAAGCTGGAAACAGTGATTCAATAAGAAGTTCAAAAAAGAAGGATGGACGTGGAAGGCCTAAGAAGTCTGCGAATCTCCTTGAAAATGAAGCTGTTACCAGTGTACCAGCAAGAAGTTCAATGAAAAAGGATGGACGTGGAAGACCTAGGAATTCTGCAAATTGCCTAGAAAATGAGAAAGTTGTTCCTAAGAAGATTGAAAATGAAGGAGGAGTTGTAAGCAACAAGTCTGTTGGAAGTTTGACACAGAGGCGCATAAGTGGAAGGCAAAAACGATCAGTTGATTATGCTGAAGAGCAAGAAGCTCGAAAGAAGAGGAAGCTTTCCTTTTCTAATGTTGATGATGAAGCTCTGGTTGAAGCTAAAGATGAGGGTTTAAGCAATAAATCAGTAAGGAAATCAAAAAAGAAGGGTAAGCGTGGAAGACCCAAGAAAGAACAGGGAAATGCTCTTGATACATCTCCCGTGAGAAGAAGCAGAAAGGAAATTCGGTCAGGTAAAAAGGTCATTTTTGCTGGACTTGATGAAGACACTGTTGAAAATTCTTCTAAAGGTGAAGAAACTCTATTACCTGAAAGAAATTCTCCTGCTAAGCGTAAGAGGGTTGAAGTACCTGGGTCTCTTTCTAGTGAAAAGAATGCAATAAGAAACCAAATAGTGGATATGCTTCTTAGTGCAGGTTGGACAATTGAATACAGGCCGAGGAATGGCAGAGAGTATAAGGATGCAGTGTATGTAAACCGCGAAGGAAAAACTCACTGGTCAGTTACTAAGGCATACAGCCACCTTCAGCAGGAAGCTGAAGAGGGTAAAACTGGTGAATCTAATTTTACTTTTACCCCATTACCCGCAGAGGTACTCGGCCGATTGTTTAGAGTTGTATCCAAGATAAGATCAGAcaagaacaagaaaaagaagGACAAGGAAGATGGTGATATTTCTGATGAAGAGATCACCAAGGGAAGAGCTAAGAATAAACATTCTGCTTTGAAAAGGAAGCCCGCAGTCCGGGCTGGGACACAAGGTAGAAGGCGGTGTGCTTTGGTGGTGCGCAAGTCTAATCAGGGTTCAAATTCAGAGATTGATGGATCTATTGCTCATTCAGGAAAGCATAGTGTTCTTGCTTGGATGATTGATTTGGGTTCCGTTACTCTTAATGGGAAAGTGCATTATAAGGAGTGCCAAAAAGCTGAATCAGGGTTTGAGGGAAGCATTACCAGAGATGGCATTCTTTGTAGTTGTTGCAAGAAAATAATCTCAGTTTCTGAGTTCGAGAACCATGCGGGGAGCAAAGTTTGCCAGCCTTATGAAAATCTTTACGTTGAAAGTGGGTCTTCACTATTACAGTGTCTGCTGGACTCCTGGAACAAACAAGAGGAGACTGGTCGTTTGGGGTTTCATGATGTCAATGTGAATGTTGAGGACCCAAACGATGATACCTGTGCAGTTTGTGGAGATGGTGGAGACTTGATGTGCTGTGATGGCTGTCCATCAACATTTCACCTGGACTGTTTAAACATAGAG GAATTGCCTTCAGGCGAATGGCACTGTGTTTTTTGTTCGTGCAAATTCTGTGGTGATGGTGGAGAATCTGCAACTGCAACCCAGGGAGTTGATTGTGACGCAGTATCTTCACAATTGATCACGTGCAGTTTGTGCGAGGAGAAAT ATCACAAATCATGTGTCGATGAGGAGGATGATCACTGTGTCAAATCCCAAAGGCCTGGATTTTGTGGGAGGAACTGTGAACAG ATGTCGGAGCGGTTAGAGAGTCTTCTAGGAGTAAAGTATGATTTGGGAGATGGATTTTCGTGGACTCTACTTCAACGGTCTGACCTTAATGCAGATCCTGTTACCTCGGAACCCTTAAAGATTCAAAACAATTCAAAATTGGCGGTGGCTCTCTCTGTTATGGAGGAATGTTTTTTGCCTATCATTGACCCCAGAAGTGGTATCAATTTGATACGTCATGTCATCTATAGCTGTGG ATCAAATTTTAACCGATTAAGTTTTAGCAGCTTTTTAACTGTTGTGTTAGAGAAAGGAGATGAAGTAATATCTGCAGCTTCCATCAG AATTCGTGGGAAGCAGCTAGCAGAAATGCCATTCATCGGGACACGTAATGTCTACAGACGCCAGGGAATGTGCAGACGGCTACTTGCTGCAATTGGACAG GCCCTCAGTAGTGTTGAGATAGAGAAGTTGGTCATCCCTGCTATTCCTGCACTTATAAATACATGGACTTCAGTATTTGGTTTCGAGCCCCTTGAAGAATCTGTAAGAGAAGAAATGAGGTCAATGAATTTGGTGGTATTTGCGCATACTGATATGCTGCAGAAACCAATCCTAAAACAGCAGATTGGTGGGCACGGCACATCTTTAGTAG AGAAAGATGCAGATTCTGGTGTATCTCAGAATGACCATTTAGATTGCGGGGCTGATAAAACTGATGCTGACAAGCCTGAGGTTCATGATTTCCGTTCAAATCGAAAATTCGACTTAAATTGTGCCGCTCCTAATGTTCCCGACTCTTCATCTGATGAAAAACATCTGGTTAATCCTGATTCAGACACTGAGAACTGTGAGAATGAAGTGAAAAGCAAAATGAAATTGTCTGATGAAATTGTCTTAAATTCTTCTGAAGTTAGGACCTTGCATCCAGACTTGAATTTAACAGCGGAAAACGAGTCTTTGTTTGATGAGAAAAATCCTACTATGAACTCTGATGAGGTAGCAGCAAAAAGTAACTCAGATTCTTCTGGTCTGACTAATGTCAAGGGTTGCTGTATTGTTGAAAGTGACGGTGATCAAAACGGGGATTCTACGGCTATCAGAACTTCCGAGGAAAAGACTCTTAACCCTGAGTTGAATTTGGTTGGAAATGTGTTGGAGAAAAATGACAGTTTGCCTTCCGATTCAGTAAATGTATTAGCAGCTTCAGCGAGTGTTGGGGACCCGGTTTCCAGATTAGATGTACAAAAACCTGTTGACCATGAGATACCTGTTGACCAAAATGTTGACGGTGAAACGGGACCATCAAGTTTTCAGGTAGTAGAAGGTCAAGCAGCAGAATCTGCTAAGTGTTCTGAGTCTAAATCATTAGTTGTGTACACTGGTGTTTCACAGTTCACTTCTGACTCCTCGTGTAACATG
- the LOC110783071 gene encoding uncharacterized protein isoform X2 — MREGLRSSSSKREDDRIGLGHRDGDLRRVKIPDLNLEDNPDDVLSEEGGILCSEVIRTDGKLNELVCEKEGFGEDESKIKGMEVEDEVEKKGSVELDCSLDVGGERIQAAVAEVVEGVEGHVGGVDSSMKVCSTRAITDEKEIGDCSGNLERSSRSINVNCDGKAENMEKDVDADTEILKPGAALIESPEKVFVTVGFKCKFDEVDRSDRFRKEVKQDKVQVAARVLRSRVVPANGLGEETEGRNIRSSHRKKKSRIDVLEEEAMVITKDEYDGLDVDSENMCDSRESKRSSDHSEERFVEPNDDRVVYEGKDEDDSNKLIISSERKGKRGRPRDHPEEEVVQMNKVQAVSKVEDEGLNNKSAISLKKKDGRGRPRKYANFLENEKVVPDKIEDKAGNSDSSSSKKKDGRGRPRKSANFLENDAGNSDSTISPKKKDGRGRPRKSANSLENEKVTDKIENEAGNSDLTRSPKKKDGRGRPRKSANSLETETVVPDKIENKAGNSDSIRSSKKKDGRGRPKKSANLLENEAVTSVPARSSMKKDGRGRPRNSANCLENEKVVPKKIENEGGVVSNKSVGSLTQRRISGRQKRSVDYAEEQEARKKRKLSFSNVDDEALVEAKDEGLSNKSVRKSKKKGKRGRPKKEQGNALDTSPVRRSRKEIRSGKKVIFAGLDEDTVENSSKGEETLLPERNSPAKRKRVEVPGSLSSEKNAIRNQIVDMLLSAGWTIEYRPRNGREYKDAVYVNREGKTHWSVTKAYSHLQQEAEEGKTGESNFTFTPLPAEVLGRLFRVVSKIRSDKNKKKKDKEDGDISDEEITKGRAKNKHSALKRKPAVRAGTQGRRRCALVVRKSNQGSNSEIDGSIAHSGKHSVLAWMIDLGSVTLNGKVHYKECQKAESGFEGSITRDGILCSCCKKIISVSEFENHAGSKVCQPYENLYVESGSSLLQCLLDSWNKQEETGRLGFHDVNVNVEDPNDDTCAVCGDGGDLMCCDGCPSTFHLDCLNIEELPSGEWHCVFCSCKFCGDGGESATATQGVDCDAVSSQLITCSLCEEKYHKSCVDEEDDHCVKSQRPGFCGRNCEQMSERLESLLGVKYDLGDGFSWTLLQRSDLNADPVTSEPLKIQNNSKLAVALSVMEECFLPIIDPRSGINLIRHVIYSCGSNFNRLSFSSFLTVVLEKGDEVISAASIRIRGKQLAEMPFIGTRNVYRRQGMCRRLLAAIGQALSSVEIEKLVIPAIPALINTWTSVFGFEPLEESVREEMRSMNLVVFAHTDMLQKPILKQQIGGHGTSLVDSGVSQNDHLDCGADKTDADKPEVHDFRSNRKFDLNCAAPNVPDSSSDEKHLVNPDSDTENCENEVKSKMKLSDEIVLNSSEVRTLHPDLNLTAENESLFDEKNPTMNSDEVAAKSNSDSSGLTNVKGCCIVESDGDQNGDSTAIRTSEEKTLNPELNLVGNVLEKNDSLPSDSVNVLAASASVGDPVSRLDVQKPVDHEIPVDQNVDGETGPSSFQVVEGQAAESAKCSESKSLVVYTGVSQFTSDSSCNMSSAAGESCAAGIFLGSGIAKVGPTKS, encoded by the exons ATGAGAGAAGGGTTGAGGTCAAGTAGTTCGAAGAGGGAGGATGATAGAATTGGTTTAGGCCACAGAGATGGTGATTTGAGAAGGGTTAAAATTCCTGATTTGAATTTAGAGGATAACCCAGATGATGTTTTAAGTGAAGAAGGGGGGATATTATGCTCTGAAGTGATCAGGACCGATGGGAAATTGAATGAGTTAGTGTGTGAGAAAGAAGGTTTTGGTGAAGATGAGAGTAAGATTAAGGGTATGGAAGTTGAGGATGAAGTAGAGAAAAAAGGGTCTGTTGAGCTCGATTGTAGCCTCGATGTTGGTGGCGAGAGAATTCAGGCGGCGGTGGCGGAGGTTGTGGAAGGTGTAGAAGGTCACGTGGGTGGTGTTGATTCGAGTATGAAGGTTTGTTCAACTAGGGCAATTACAGATGAGAAGGAAATTGGTGATTGTTCTGGAAATTTGGAAAGGAGTTCTAGAAGTATCAATGTTAATTGTGATGGCAAAGCTGAGAATATGGAAAAGGATGTAGATGCTGATACTGAAATACTGAAACCGGGTGCTGCACTAATCGAATCTCCTGAGAAAGTGTTTGTTACTGTAGGGTTTAAATGCAAATTTGATGAAGTTGATAGGAGTGACAGATTCAGAAAGGAGGTTAAACAGGACAAAGTTCAAGTTGCTGCTAGAGTGTTGAGATCTAGGGTTGTGCCAGCTAATGGTTTGGGAGAAGAAACTGAAGGCAGGAATATCAGATCTTCGCATAGGAAAAAGAAGAGCAGAATCGATGTTCTAGAAGAAGAAGCTATGGTCATAACGAAAGATGAATATGACGGATTAGATGTTGACTCAGAAAACATGTGTGATAGTAGAGAGAGCAAGAGGTCAAGTGATCACTCTGAAGAAAGGTTTGTTGAGCCGAATGATGATCGAGTTGTTTATGAAGGTAAGGATGAAGATGATAGCAATAAACTGATTATAAGTTCAGAAAGGAAGGGGAAGCGTGGAAGGCCCAGAGATCACCCTGAAGAGGAGGTAGTTCAGATGAATAAAGTACAGGCTGTTTCTAAAGTTGAAGATGAAGGTTTGAACAACAAATCTGCAATAAGTTTAAAAAAGAAAGATGGGCGTGGAAGGCCGAGGAAGTATGCAAATttccttgaaaatgagaaaGTTGTTCCTGATAAGATTGAAGATAAAGCGGGAAACAGTGATTCAAGCAGTTCAAAAAAGAAGGATGGACGTGGAAGGCCGAGGAAGTCTGCAAATTTCCTTGAAAATGATGCTGGAAACAGTGATTCAACAATAAGTCCTAAAAAGAAGGATGGACGTGGAAGGCCGAGGAAGTCTGCAAAttcccttgaaaatgagaaAGTTACTGATAAGATTGAAAATGAAGCTGGAAACAGTGATTTAACAAGAAGTCCTAAAAAGAAGGATGGACGTGGAAGGCCGAGGAAGTCTGCAAATTCCCTTGAAACTGAGACAGTTGTTCCTGATAAGATTGAAAATAAAGCTGGAAACAGTGATTCAATAAGAAGTTCAAAAAAGAAGGATGGACGTGGAAGGCCTAAGAAGTCTGCGAATCTCCTTGAAAATGAAGCTGTTACCAGTGTACCAGCAAGAAGTTCAATGAAAAAGGATGGACGTGGAAGACCTAGGAATTCTGCAAATTGCCTAGAAAATGAGAAAGTTGTTCCTAAGAAGATTGAAAATGAAGGAGGAGTTGTAAGCAACAAGTCTGTTGGAAGTTTGACACAGAGGCGCATAAGTGGAAGGCAAAAACGATCAGTTGATTATGCTGAAGAGCAAGAAGCTCGAAAGAAGAGGAAGCTTTCCTTTTCTAATGTTGATGATGAAGCTCTGGTTGAAGCTAAAGATGAGGGTTTAAGCAATAAATCAGTAAGGAAATCAAAAAAGAAGGGTAAGCGTGGAAGACCCAAGAAAGAACAGGGAAATGCTCTTGATACATCTCCCGTGAGAAGAAGCAGAAAGGAAATTCGGTCAGGTAAAAAGGTCATTTTTGCTGGACTTGATGAAGACACTGTTGAAAATTCTTCTAAAGGTGAAGAAACTCTATTACCTGAAAGAAATTCTCCTGCTAAGCGTAAGAGGGTTGAAGTACCTGGGTCTCTTTCTAGTGAAAAGAATGCAATAAGAAACCAAATAGTGGATATGCTTCTTAGTGCAGGTTGGACAATTGAATACAGGCCGAGGAATGGCAGAGAGTATAAGGATGCAGTGTATGTAAACCGCGAAGGAAAAACTCACTGGTCAGTTACTAAGGCATACAGCCACCTTCAGCAGGAAGCTGAAGAGGGTAAAACTGGTGAATCTAATTTTACTTTTACCCCATTACCCGCAGAGGTACTCGGCCGATTGTTTAGAGTTGTATCCAAGATAAGATCAGAcaagaacaagaaaaagaagGACAAGGAAGATGGTGATATTTCTGATGAAGAGATCACCAAGGGAAGAGCTAAGAATAAACATTCTGCTTTGAAAAGGAAGCCCGCAGTCCGGGCTGGGACACAAGGTAGAAGGCGGTGTGCTTTGGTGGTGCGCAAGTCTAATCAGGGTTCAAATTCAGAGATTGATGGATCTATTGCTCATTCAGGAAAGCATAGTGTTCTTGCTTGGATGATTGATTTGGGTTCCGTTACTCTTAATGGGAAAGTGCATTATAAGGAGTGCCAAAAAGCTGAATCAGGGTTTGAGGGAAGCATTACCAGAGATGGCATTCTTTGTAGTTGTTGCAAGAAAATAATCTCAGTTTCTGAGTTCGAGAACCATGCGGGGAGCAAAGTTTGCCAGCCTTATGAAAATCTTTACGTTGAAAGTGGGTCTTCACTATTACAGTGTCTGCTGGACTCCTGGAACAAACAAGAGGAGACTGGTCGTTTGGGGTTTCATGATGTCAATGTGAATGTTGAGGACCCAAACGATGATACCTGTGCAGTTTGTGGAGATGGTGGAGACTTGATGTGCTGTGATGGCTGTCCATCAACATTTCACCTGGACTGTTTAAACATAGAG GAATTGCCTTCAGGCGAATGGCACTGTGTTTTTTGTTCGTGCAAATTCTGTGGTGATGGTGGAGAATCTGCAACTGCAACCCAGGGAGTTGATTGTGACGCAGTATCTTCACAATTGATCACGTGCAGTTTGTGCGAGGAGAAAT ATCACAAATCATGTGTCGATGAGGAGGATGATCACTGTGTCAAATCCCAAAGGCCTGGATTTTGTGGGAGGAACTGTGAACAG ATGTCGGAGCGGTTAGAGAGTCTTCTAGGAGTAAAGTATGATTTGGGAGATGGATTTTCGTGGACTCTACTTCAACGGTCTGACCTTAATGCAGATCCTGTTACCTCGGAACCCTTAAAGATTCAAAACAATTCAAAATTGGCGGTGGCTCTCTCTGTTATGGAGGAATGTTTTTTGCCTATCATTGACCCCAGAAGTGGTATCAATTTGATACGTCATGTCATCTATAGCTGTGG ATCAAATTTTAACCGATTAAGTTTTAGCAGCTTTTTAACTGTTGTGTTAGAGAAAGGAGATGAAGTAATATCTGCAGCTTCCATCAG AATTCGTGGGAAGCAGCTAGCAGAAATGCCATTCATCGGGACACGTAATGTCTACAGACGCCAGGGAATGTGCAGACGGCTACTTGCTGCAATTGGACAG GCCCTCAGTAGTGTTGAGATAGAGAAGTTGGTCATCCCTGCTATTCCTGCACTTATAAATACATGGACTTCAGTATTTGGTTTCGAGCCCCTTGAAGAATCTGTAAGAGAAGAAATGAGGTCAATGAATTTGGTGGTATTTGCGCATACTGATATGCTGCAGAAACCAATCCTAAAACAGCAGATTGGTGGGCACGGCACATCTTTAGTAG ATTCTGGTGTATCTCAGAATGACCATTTAGATTGCGGGGCTGATAAAACTGATGCTGACAAGCCTGAGGTTCATGATTTCCGTTCAAATCGAAAATTCGACTTAAATTGTGCCGCTCCTAATGTTCCCGACTCTTCATCTGATGAAAAACATCTGGTTAATCCTGATTCAGACACTGAGAACTGTGAGAATGAAGTGAAAAGCAAAATGAAATTGTCTGATGAAATTGTCTTAAATTCTTCTGAAGTTAGGACCTTGCATCCAGACTTGAATTTAACAGCGGAAAACGAGTCTTTGTTTGATGAGAAAAATCCTACTATGAACTCTGATGAGGTAGCAGCAAAAAGTAACTCAGATTCTTCTGGTCTGACTAATGTCAAGGGTTGCTGTATTGTTGAAAGTGACGGTGATCAAAACGGGGATTCTACGGCTATCAGAACTTCCGAGGAAAAGACTCTTAACCCTGAGTTGAATTTGGTTGGAAATGTGTTGGAGAAAAATGACAGTTTGCCTTCCGATTCAGTAAATGTATTAGCAGCTTCAGCGAGTGTTGGGGACCCGGTTTCCAGATTAGATGTACAAAAACCTGTTGACCATGAGATACCTGTTGACCAAAATGTTGACGGTGAAACGGGACCATCAAGTTTTCAGGTAGTAGAAGGTCAAGCAGCAGAATCTGCTAAGTGTTCTGAGTCTAAATCATTAGTTGTGTACACTGGTGTTTCACAGTTCACTTCTGACTCCTCGTGTAACATG